In Chroococcidiopsis sp. TS-821, one DNA window encodes the following:
- a CDS encoding apoptosis inducing factor family protein, translated as MSTQDAIVAQVKDLQNGEMKQVSVGDTDILLARVNDQFHAIGAYCTHYKAPLVEGVLSGDRVICPWHNACFNLVTGDLQEPPGLDAQPCYAVRIDGENVIASVPDSAPQQRTPTMVKYDPEVDRRTFVVLGAGAAGSAAVEALRQAGFAGRIVMVTYEDKLPYDRTWLSKDYFNGKVSRDEMPLRSQQFYDEHDIEVLLNKRVTHIDATTKTITFADDDTMTYDSLLLATGGKPRQLEVEGADLENIFTLRSFADTEKILQAAEKASCAVAIGSSFIGMEAAAGLAQKGLQVTVVSPSSVPFEKILGQEIGKLFQQVHEEQGVKFLLGTKAQKFEGNGKVEAVILENGDRLATDLVIVGVGVQPATEFLEGVELHEKDRSVIVDEYLCAADGLYAAGDIARYPDWRTGEPTRVEHWRLAAQHGRIAAYNMAGKAVKFAGVPVFWTMQFQFPLRYVGHATDWDEIIFDGSLPERKFIAFYVKDERVLAAAGSQRDTEMAAIYELMRLDRMPTATELRGGKIDLVGRIKS; from the coding sequence GCCCCACTTGTAGAAGGGGTTTTGAGTGGCGATCGCGTAATTTGTCCTTGGCATAATGCTTGCTTTAACCTTGTAACAGGAGATTTACAAGAACCGCCAGGGTTAGATGCACAACCTTGCTATGCAGTAAGAATTGACGGTGAAAATGTCATTGCGAGCGTTCCTGACTCTGCACCACAGCAAAGGACACCTACAATGGTTAAGTACGATCCAGAGGTAGATCGACGGACATTTGTCGTATTAGGTGCAGGTGCGGCGGGAAGTGCGGCGGTAGAAGCGCTAAGACAAGCAGGTTTTGCAGGGCGTATCGTGATGGTGACGTATGAGGATAAGTTACCGTATGACCGTACGTGGTTGAGTAAAGACTACTTTAATGGCAAAGTTTCTCGCGATGAAATGCCGTTGCGATCGCAGCAATTTTATGACGAGCATGATATCGAAGTTTTGTTAAACAAGCGTGTCACGCACATCGATGCAACAACTAAAACCATCACCTTTGCAGATGATGACACAATGACTTATGACTCGTTGTTGTTGGCTACTGGTGGTAAACCGCGTCAGCTAGAGGTTGAAGGTGCAGATTTAGAAAATATCTTTACTCTCCGCAGTTTCGCTGATACAGAGAAGATCCTGCAAGCCGCAGAAAAGGCATCCTGTGCCGTTGCGATCGGTTCAAGTTTTATTGGTATGGAAGCAGCTGCGGGTCTAGCACAAAAAGGTTTGCAAGTAACTGTTGTTTCGCCAAGTTCAGTACCATTTGAGAAAATTCTTGGTCAAGAAATTGGCAAGTTGTTTCAGCAAGTGCATGAAGAACAAGGCGTAAAATTTCTGCTAGGGACAAAAGCGCAAAAGTTTGAGGGCAACGGTAAAGTAGAAGCTGTGATTTTGGAAAATGGCGATCGCCTAGCAACAGATTTAGTGATTGTTGGTGTTGGCGTACAGCCTGCAACAGAATTTCTCGAAGGCGTGGAGTTGCACGAGAAAGACCGCAGCGTCATTGTCGATGAATATCTTTGTGCAGCGGATGGTTTGTATGCAGCGGGAGATATTGCGCGTTATCCTGATTGGCGTACAGGTGAACCCACTCGCGTAGAACACTGGCGATTAGCAGCACAACACGGTCGCATTGCCGCTTATAACATGGCTGGGAAGGCTGTTAAATTCGCGGGCGTTCCTGTTTTTTGGACGATGCAATTTCAGTTTCCTTTGCGTTACGTCGGACACGCTACGGATTGGGATGAAATAATTTTTGATGGTAGCCTGCCAGAGCGAAAATTCATAGCTTTTTATGTCAAAGACGAGCGAGTTTTAGCAGCAGCTGGAAGTCAACGCGATACCGAAATGGCAGCAATTTATGAGTTGATGCGTTTAGATCGAATGCCTACTGCAACAGAATTACGTGGCGGCAAGATTGATTTAGTGGGGCGAATCAAGAGCTAA
- a CDS encoding GDSL-type esterase/lipase family protein: MAFIQGTPKNDNLTGSSFADTIYGYSGNDTLYGGSGNDRLYGGSGNDTLYGGSGNNRLYGGSGNDTASYRNASQGIVANLKKGIVVKPIFNPSTQPKIMPLGDSIAKGEHRVDPTPGTYRIQLWKNMSADGLKIDFVGSQFNGPQSLGDKNHEGHGGWTIDEITNLVNSGILKTYKPDIVLLMIGTNDALGRSSLNEMYNDLSYLIDRIAQQSTSTQILVSSITPIDAKVRGVTAANLAKDFNTLLPGLVDRKVAQGKNVSFVNAAGNLKLSDLTADGIHPRRQGYDKLGNAWYDALVDRDTLTGIENVTGSRFADKLIGNGTANILRGNAGNDTLIGGFGNDTLVGGSGYDRFVFNYPAEGVDIIRDFNPDFDKIAVSQAGFSGGLSRGNITSQEFRVAGSAQNSSDRFVYNRNNGNLFFDVDGTGSADAIQIAKLIGEPNLTRNNIVVI, from the coding sequence ATGGCGTTTATTCAAGGAACTCCTAAAAACGATAACCTTACTGGCAGTTCATTTGCAGATACAATCTACGGTTATTCTGGCAATGATACGCTCTACGGTGGTAGTGGTAACGATCGCCTTTATGGCGGTAGTGGCAATGATACGCTCTACGGTGGTAGTGGTAACAATCGCCTTTATGGTGGTAGTGGCAATGATACAGCAAGCTATCGCAACGCATCTCAGGGTATAGTTGCTAATCTCAAAAAAGGTATTGTTGTAAAACCTATATTTAATCCATCAACTCAGCCTAAAATTATGCCTTTAGGTGACTCGATCGCCAAGGGAGAACACCGCGTTGACCCGACTCCTGGAACTTACCGAATCCAACTGTGGAAAAATATGTCGGCTGATGGGTTGAAAATCGACTTTGTAGGTTCGCAGTTTAATGGTCCGCAAAGCCTTGGCGATAAAAACCACGAAGGACACGGTGGCTGGACAATTGACGAAATTACCAATCTCGTCAATAGTGGCATTCTCAAAACTTACAAACCTGATATTGTGCTACTAATGATCGGCACCAATGATGCTTTAGGTCGTAGTAGTTTGAACGAAATGTACAATGACTTAAGCTACCTCATTGATCGCATTGCCCAACAATCAACAAGTACTCAGATACTCGTATCCTCAATCACTCCCATTGATGCTAAAGTTCGTGGCGTAACCGCTGCCAACCTTGCCAAAGATTTTAATACACTCCTTCCTGGCTTAGTTGACCGCAAAGTTGCACAAGGTAAGAATGTGAGCTTTGTTAACGCGGCTGGTAATCTTAAGTTGAGTGACCTAACTGCCGATGGCATTCATCCACGTCGTCAAGGCTACGATAAACTGGGAAATGCTTGGTACGATGCACTGGTTGACCGCGATACGCTCACTGGAATCGAAAATGTCACGGGGTCGCGATTTGCTGATAAGTTAATCGGCAACGGTACTGCCAACATTCTGCGAGGGAATGCGGGTAACGATACACTTATCGGCGGATTTGGCAATGATACACTCGTTGGTGGTTCTGGCTACGATCGCTTTGTGTTTAATTACCCTGCCGAAGGAGTTGATATTATTAGAGACTTTAATCCCGACTTCGATAAAATCGCAGTCTCTCAAGCAGGTTTTAGTGGTGGGCTTTCGAGAGGTAATATTACAAGCCAAGAGTTTCGCGTAGCTGGATCTGCACAAAATTCGAGCGATCGCTTCGTTTACAACCGCAACAACGGTAATTTGTTTTTTGACGTTGATGGTACTGGCAGCGCCGACGCAATCCAAATTGCTAAACTCATTGGCGAACCAAACCTGACGCGTAACAACATTGTTGTTATCTAA
- a CDS encoding pyridoxal phosphate-dependent aminotransferase — protein MKLAARVGEVTPSLTLAIAAKAKAMKADGIDVCSFSAGEPDFDTPAHIKAAAQKALDEGKTKYGPAAGEPKLRQAIARKLQNENHLDYNAENVIVTNGGKHSLFNLMLALIEPGDEVIIPAPYWLSYPEMVKLAGGTPVIVQTDAATEYKITPAQLRSAITDKTKLFVFNSPCNPTGVVYTLAEIQALAEAIVEQDILVVSDEIYEKIIYDDAKHVSIGSLGKDIFARTIVSSGFAKAYSMTGWRLGYLAGAVELIKAVSTIQGHSTSNVCTFAQYGAIAAYEDSQDCVEQMRLAFAERRQVMLERIHAIPEISCAPPNGAFYLFVNISKTGLSSLDFCDKLLETQQVAAVPGIAFGADDHIRLSYATDMASIEKGMDRLHKFVQSQLS, from the coding sequence ATGAAGTTGGCAGCACGAGTAGGTGAGGTAACTCCGTCTTTAACACTGGCGATCGCCGCCAAAGCCAAAGCAATGAAGGCAGATGGAATCGATGTTTGTAGCTTTAGCGCAGGAGAACCGGATTTTGATACTCCCGCACACATCAAAGCCGCTGCTCAAAAAGCTTTAGATGAAGGTAAAACAAAGTATGGTCCCGCTGCTGGAGAACCAAAATTACGTCAAGCGATCGCCCGCAAGCTGCAAAATGAAAATCACCTCGACTACAACGCCGAAAATGTCATTGTGACCAATGGCGGTAAACACAGCTTATTTAACTTGATGCTGGCATTGATTGAGCCAGGCGATGAAGTCATTATACCTGCGCCTTACTGGCTAAGTTATCCCGAAATGGTCAAGCTAGCTGGAGGAACGCCCGTCATTGTCCAAACGGATGCGGCAACAGAATATAAAATTACACCAGCGCAGCTGCGTTCAGCAATTACCGATAAAACTAAGCTATTTGTCTTCAATTCGCCGTGTAACCCTACAGGTGTTGTTTATACCCTGGCAGAAATTCAAGCGCTTGCAGAAGCGATCGTCGAACAAGATATATTAGTTGTCTCGGACGAAATTTACGAAAAGATTATTTACGACGATGCCAAGCACGTTAGTATTGGTTCGCTAGGTAAGGACATTTTTGCCCGAACAATCGTCAGTAGTGGCTTTGCCAAAGCGTACTCCATGACTGGTTGGCGACTTGGTTATTTAGCGGGTGCAGTCGAGTTAATTAAAGCAGTTAGTACAATTCAAGGTCACAGTACGTCTAATGTTTGTACGTTTGCGCAGTATGGTGCGATCGCCGCGTATGAAGATTCGCAAGATTGTGTGGAACAAATGCGCTTAGCCTTTGCCGAACGACGACAAGTGATGTTAGAGCGAATTCATGCTATACCTGAAATTAGCTGTGCGCCACCAAATGGTGCATTCTATCTATTTGTCAATATCAGTAAAACCGGTTTGAGTTCATTAGACTTCTGCGACAAACTCCTAGAAACTCAACAAGTTGCAGCAGTTCCTGGCATCGCTTTCGGTGCAGACGACCACATTCGTCTTTCTTATGCTACCGATATGGCATCAATAGAAAAAGGTATGGATAGATTGCATAAATTCGTACAAAGCCAATTGTCCTAA
- a CDS encoding zinc-dependent alcohol dehydrogenase family protein, with protein MRAMILETPGKPLRVANLPIPTPNPQQVLIRVRACGICRTDLHIVDGELTQPKLPLVPGHQIVGIIEEVGEEVPQFKVGNRVGVPWLGYTCHHCRYCLSGKENLCDYAQFTGYQIDGGYAEYTVADARFCFPIPDDYPDLQAAPLLCAGLIGYRAYRMTGDAQKLGFYGFGAAAHILIQLARYQGRDVYAFTRKGDAKGQEFARKLGAVWAGSSEELPPEKLDAAIIFAPIGALVPAALKAVTKGGVVVCAGIHMSDIPSFPYHILWEERVVRSVANLTRLDGEEFLALAPQVPIHTEVNLFPLNEANDALDALRSGKINGAAVLVVAHD; from the coding sequence ATGCGGGCAATGATTCTAGAGACACCAGGAAAGCCCCTGCGTGTTGCTAACCTACCAATTCCCACACCAAATCCGCAGCAAGTTTTAATTCGCGTTCGTGCCTGCGGTATTTGTCGCACAGATCTACACATCGTTGACGGAGAACTTACACAACCGAAACTCCCCTTAGTTCCTGGGCATCAAATTGTAGGAATTATCGAAGAAGTTGGGGAAGAAGTACCGCAATTTAAAGTAGGCAATCGCGTTGGCGTTCCGTGGTTAGGGTATACGTGTCATCATTGTCGCTATTGTCTGAGTGGGAAAGAGAATCTCTGCGACTATGCACAGTTTACTGGCTATCAAATTGATGGTGGTTACGCCGAATACACCGTTGCTGATGCTAGGTTTTGTTTTCCCATTCCTGATGATTACCCAGATTTACAAGCTGCACCTTTATTATGTGCAGGGTTGATTGGTTATCGCGCTTATCGCATGACAGGTGATGCTCAAAAGTTAGGTTTTTACGGCTTTGGTGCTGCTGCACACATTTTAATTCAACTCGCACGCTATCAAGGACGAGACGTTTATGCATTTACTCGCAAGGGTGATGCCAAAGGACAAGAATTTGCGCGCAAGCTTGGCGCAGTGTGGGCGGGTAGCTCGGAAGAATTACCACCTGAAAAGTTAGATGCAGCAATTATTTTTGCGCCAATTGGTGCTTTAGTCCCGGCTGCACTTAAAGCAGTTACTAAAGGGGGCGTTGTTGTTTGCGCAGGAATTCACATGAGTGATATCCCTTCGTTTCCTTATCATATTTTGTGGGAAGAACGAGTTGTGCGATCGGTTGCTAATCTCACGCGTCTTGATGGCGAAGAATTCTTAGCTTTAGCACCGCAAGTTCCGATTCACACCGAAGTCAATCTTTTTCCTTTAAATGAGGCAAATGATGCCCTTGATGCGCTGCGCAGTGGCAAAATTAATGGCGCAGCTGTCTTAGTTGTCGCCCATGACTAA
- the ggt gene encoding gamma-glutamyltransferase, which produces MTKITHGTIAAGHHKTAEAGIEMFRLGGNAFDAATAAMLASFVTESALTSAGGSGFLLAHTNQNENILFDFFSQTPRQKRHINELNFYPIEIVYGDAAQEFHIGLGAMAVPGNIAGIFHIQQRLGRLPFKVIAEPAIHYAKTGVEVGSFQHYCLNILKQIMVSSPAGKQIYAPTGEILQLGEKVVMRDFADTLSQLAVTGCQEFYQGEIARQLVSDCQEYGGYLTLEDLKSYQVLERTPLKVNYRGNTFLTNPPPSSGGILIAFALELLAKIDLETVGFGTSRHLQILAEVMRLTNAARKDGYNTNIYQQDVAEQFLSIDHIAQYAKQLTDAHKWGSTTHISVVDAEGNAASVTTTHGEGSSYIIPGTGIMMNNILGEEDLNPHGFHQWQENVRISSMMAPTIVLKNNQPEIVLGSGGANRIRTAILQVISNIIDFKMPVEQAVSSPRVHWENNVFNIEPGFSDSVIKAIDNDDDQLILWNTKNMFFGGVHTVMETSEGVISGAGDERRNGAIAQI; this is translated from the coding sequence ATGACTAAAATAACACACGGCACGATCGCCGCGGGACATCATAAAACTGCCGAAGCTGGTATTGAAATGTTTCGCTTGGGAGGTAATGCATTTGATGCTGCAACCGCAGCAATGTTGGCGTCTTTTGTTACCGAATCAGCACTCACTTCGGCAGGTGGTAGCGGCTTTCTACTCGCGCATACAAACCAAAACGAAAATATTTTATTTGATTTCTTCTCACAAACGCCACGACAAAAAAGGCATATTAACGAACTTAACTTTTATCCAATTGAAATTGTTTATGGTGATGCTGCCCAAGAGTTTCATATTGGGCTTGGTGCAATGGCTGTACCTGGTAATATTGCCGGAATTTTTCACATTCAACAAAGGCTAGGGAGATTGCCGTTTAAGGTGATCGCCGAACCTGCAATTCATTATGCAAAAACAGGCGTAGAAGTTGGTAGCTTTCAACACTACTGCTTAAACATTCTTAAACAAATTATGGTTTCCTCTCCCGCAGGGAAACAAATCTACGCACCAACTGGAGAAATTCTTCAGCTTGGCGAAAAAGTCGTCATGCGTGATTTTGCAGACACTTTATCACAGCTAGCCGTAACAGGATGTCAAGAATTTTATCAAGGAGAAATTGCACGTCAATTAGTAAGTGATTGTCAGGAATATGGTGGATATTTAACTTTGGAGGATCTAAAAAGTTATCAAGTTTTAGAAAGAACGCCATTAAAAGTTAATTATCGCGGTAATACTTTTTTGACGAATCCTCCTCCTAGTTCTGGCGGAATTTTAATAGCATTTGCCCTGGAGCTTTTAGCAAAGATTGATTTAGAAACTGTCGGCTTTGGTACGTCACGTCACCTGCAAATTTTAGCAGAAGTCATGCGACTTACAAATGCAGCTAGAAAAGATGGATATAATACAAATATTTATCAGCAAGATGTTGCTGAACAGTTTTTATCAATAGACCACATTGCGCAATATGCAAAACAATTAACCGATGCGCACAAGTGGGGAAGCACAACACATATTAGCGTTGTTGATGCTGAAGGTAATGCAGCAAGTGTCACAACGACACACGGTGAAGGTTCGTCTTATATCATTCCTGGCACGGGAATCATGATGAATAATATTCTAGGAGAAGAAGATTTGAATCCCCACGGATTTCATCAATGGCAAGAAAATGTGCGAATCTCTTCAATGATGGCACCAACAATAGTACTCAAAAACAATCAACCTGAAATTGTTCTTGGTTCGGGAGGTGCCAATCGAATTAGAACCGCAATCTTACAGGTTATTTCTAATATTATTGATTTTAAAATGCCTGTGGAACAAGCAGTAAGTAGTCCTCGCGTTCATTGGGAAAATAATGTTTTTAACATAGAACCAGGCTTTAGTGATTCTGTTATTAAAGCAATCGATAATGATGACGATCAGTTGATTTTATGGAATACAAAAAATATGTTTTTTGGTGGCGTACATACTGTCATGGAGACATCTGAAGGTGTCATTTCGGGCGCGGGTGACGAACGCAGGAATGGCGCGATCGCTCAAATTTAA
- a CDS encoding DUF4278 domain-containing protein, protein MTLSYRGLKYEYPTVRTNNNVGITAKYRGITYQKRPNELKNQVCELRYRGLTYKSVLFK, encoded by the coding sequence ATGACTTTATCTTACCGTGGTTTGAAGTACGAATATCCTACTGTTCGTACTAATAACAATGTTGGTATCACTGCCAAATATCGTGGCATTACCTATCAAAAGCGACCTAATGAACTGAAAAATCAAGTATGCGAACTCAGATATCGTGGTTTAACTTATAAAAGCGTACTTTTCAAGTGA
- a CDS encoding 3-deoxy-7-phosphoheptulonate synthase, whose translation MHNKLFNTHIENSHILMTPKEVKAKLPLTHSAEKTVLRARKEIEAILEGYDNRKFIVVGPCSIHDVKAAKEYAEKLKKLADRVKDKLLLIMRVYFEKPRTNIGWKGLINDPDMNDSFHIEKGLLIARKLLIHLAELGLPAATEALDPIVPQYISELIAWSAIGARTTESQTHREMASGLSMPVGFKNGTDGGIEVALNALKSAEVPHHFLGINNNGQVSVFKTKGNTHGHIILRGGGGKPNYDFESVKAAEEKLKAANLPAKIVIDCSHGNSNKDYKLQATVFNNVVQQIVEGNTAIVGMMLESNLYEGSQSIPSNLADLKYGVSVTDKCIGWEETEKIISDAYEKLK comes from the coding sequence ATGCACAACAAACTATTCAACACGCATATTGAAAATTCACATATCTTAATGACTCCGAAGGAAGTAAAAGCAAAACTCCCGCTTACACATTCGGCAGAGAAGACAGTCTTGCGTGCGAGGAAAGAAATAGAAGCGATTCTAGAAGGCTACGACAACCGCAAATTCATTGTCGTTGGTCCATGCTCAATCCACGATGTCAAAGCAGCGAAAGAGTATGCCGAAAAGTTGAAAAAACTTGCGGATCGAGTCAAAGACAAACTCTTACTCATCATGCGAGTTTACTTTGAAAAGCCCCGTACAAACATTGGCTGGAAAGGGTTAATCAACGATCCAGACATGAATGACTCGTTCCACATCGAAAAGGGCTTGTTAATTGCACGAAAATTACTCATTCATTTAGCCGAACTAGGATTACCCGCAGCAACCGAAGCTTTAGACCCGATTGTACCGCAGTATATTAGTGAATTGATTGCTTGGTCAGCGATTGGTGCTCGAACCACTGAATCGCAAACACATCGCGAAATGGCAAGCGGCTTATCAATGCCTGTTGGTTTCAAAAATGGTACTGATGGCGGTATCGAAGTTGCCTTAAATGCCTTAAAGTCGGCTGAAGTTCCACACCATTTTCTAGGAATCAATAATAATGGGCAAGTGAGTGTATTCAAAACCAAAGGGAATACTCACGGGCATATTATTCTGAGAGGTGGCGGTGGTAAGCCGAATTACGACTTTGAAAGTGTCAAAGCAGCTGAAGAAAAACTAAAAGCAGCCAACTTACCAGCAAAAATAGTAATTGATTGCAGTCACGGCAACTCAAACAAAGACTATAAACTACAAGCGACAGTCTTCAATAACGTTGTTCAACAAATCGTGGAGGGCAATACTGCGATTGTAGGTATGATGCTGGAATCCAATTTATATGAAGGCAGTCAATCGATCCCAAGTAATTTAGCAGATTTGAAATATGGTGTTTCAGTAACAGATAAGTGTATTGGCTGGGAAGAAACGGAAAAAATTATTAGCGATGCTTACGAAAAACTCAAGTAG
- a CDS encoding acylphosphatase — translation MLDSSIPQAPIQVHVFVSGRVQGVGYRMATRDVAQALGLNGWVRNLTDGRVEAVFEGSKEAVEKMVQWCHQGTRAAVVEDVAVEYKEPEGISEFSIRR, via the coding sequence ATGTTAGATTCCTCAATACCCCAAGCGCCAATCCAAGTTCATGTTTTCGTTTCTGGTAGAGTGCAAGGAGTTGGCTATCGCATGGCAACTCGCGATGTTGCTCAAGCACTAGGACTAAATGGCTGGGTACGTAATCTTACTGATGGTCGCGTCGAAGCTGTTTTTGAAGGAAGTAAAGAAGCAGTAGAAAAGATGGTGCAGTGGTGTCATCAAGGAACTCGCGCAGCTGTCGTTGAAGATGTTGCTGTTGAGTACAAAGAACCAGAGGGAATTTCTGAATTTAGTATCCGTCGTTAA
- a CDS encoding DUF1823 family protein has translation MNIPPLLPLNIETIWAIINDTIDDATVNRLVWHYLGYRYDETTNTWDNTNVVDEWRNEYPQPPNFIESRPATVKLTRSIPPENKQLLKEIGFSGYKIGEFGPRQTRRATMANWLLSYMQQTNEKP, from the coding sequence ATGAATATACCTCCGTTGTTACCACTAAACATTGAAACAATTTGGGCAATTATCAACGATACGATTGACGATGCAACCGTAAATCGACTGGTATGGCACTATTTGGGCTATCGTTATGATGAGACGACAAATACGTGGGATAACACAAACGTTGTAGATGAATGGCGCAATGAATATCCACAACCACCAAACTTTATTGAGAGTCGTCCAGCTACAGTCAAGCTTACTCGTTCAATTCCTCCAGAAAACAAACAGCTTTTAAAAGAGATTGGTTTTTCTGGTTATAAAATTGGCGAGTTTGGACCTCGACAAACTCGCCGTGCAACGATGGCAAATTGGTTATTGAGCTATATGCAACAAACCAACGAAAAACCCTAA
- a CDS encoding cellulase family glycosylhydrolase yields the protein MKGKRHLASVKRNHFFLNILLGIIVVGGIGLTEINRKAIAAPPPSIKVVGNRFQDSQGKTVVLRGVSLTDAEHISKNFGYKFIIDLLTDPSKNWYTKIVRVPIHPHTWLENDAFSQTKADRHFNQYLKPLVDYATAKGLYVIIDWHYVQDPRSKQSQTLAFWKYMAPKFSSYGNVLYEIFNENSSNASSGMTWSTWKNLAQPWINTIRAAGAPNIILICGPQYCQHMREAADAPFYDPMFPASPNLAYVAHIYPSFYGRQGSSPRQKYEYEIGYLAQRYPVVVTEWGWDEDMSGTEVFGNQNNYGNELKKFIDDYGLSWTSWVASNNPWYPQLFDRNWNPRQGPRYHGSFTRDWLYEKRNSNPSQIQPSPSSFPIRITAGSNAGFTASDGSQWGSDRGFLNGLTVERGNIPIANTSNAKIYQTERYGVTGYTFAVPNGNYLVKLHFAETYNGISAKGQRVFDVAVEDAKLTNLDIYSEANGRNIALVKTVNVTVKDGQLDIKFTPRTQLPMINALEVIPTK from the coding sequence ATGAAAGGTAAAAGACATTTGGCTTCTGTGAAAAGAAATCACTTTTTCCTAAATATTTTGTTAGGAATAATAGTCGTCGGTGGAATAGGTCTAACTGAGATAAACCGTAAGGCTATTGCGGCACCACCGCCCAGTATTAAAGTAGTAGGTAATAGATTCCAAGACTCTCAAGGTAAGACTGTTGTATTGCGTGGAGTTAGTCTTACAGATGCGGAACATATCAGTAAGAATTTTGGCTATAAATTTATTATCGATCTACTCACCGATCCGAGTAAAAATTGGTACACCAAAATCGTTCGCGTTCCAATTCATCCTCATACCTGGTTAGAAAACGATGCGTTTTCCCAAACAAAGGCAGATCGTCACTTCAATCAGTACTTAAAACCTTTGGTAGACTATGCAACTGCTAAAGGATTGTACGTCATTATCGATTGGCATTACGTACAAGATCCCCGTAGCAAACAAAGTCAAACACTTGCCTTTTGGAAGTACATGGCACCCAAGTTTAGTTCCTATGGCAATGTTCTCTATGAAATCTTCAATGAAAACTCTAGCAATGCTAGTAGCGGGATGACTTGGAGTACTTGGAAAAATCTGGCGCAACCATGGATTAATACAATTCGCGCCGCTGGCGCACCAAATATCATCTTAATTTGCGGTCCTCAATACTGCCAGCATATGCGTGAAGCTGCGGATGCGCCATTTTACGACCCAATGTTTCCCGCATCGCCGAATTTGGCTTATGTCGCGCACATTTACCCTAGCTTTTATGGGCGCCAAGGAAGTTCACCGCGACAAAAATATGAGTACGAAATCGGCTACTTAGCGCAGCGTTACCCAGTTGTCGTAACTGAGTGGGGCTGGGATGAAGATATGTCGGGTACGGAGGTTTTCGGAAATCAAAACAACTACGGAAATGAATTAAAGAAATTTATTGATGATTATGGTCTAAGTTGGACAAGTTGGGTAGCAAGCAATAATCCTTGGTATCCACAGTTATTCGATCGCAACTGGAATCCGCGTCAAGGTCCTCGATATCATGGTAGTTTTACACGCGATTGGTTGTACGAAAAGCGCAACAGCAATCCATCTCAAATTCAACCATCACCATCAAGCTTTCCAATCCGAATTACAGCAGGAAGTAATGCAGGATTTACTGCTTCTGATGGTAGTCAATGGGGTTCAGATCGAGGTTTTCTAAATGGTCTAACTGTGGAGCGTGGAAATATTCCAATTGCAAATACATCGAACGCGAAAATTTATCAAACTGAACGTTACGGTGTAACGGGTTATACCTTTGCAGTTCCTAATGGTAACTACCTTGTTAAACTCCATTTCGCAGAAACATATAATGGTATCTCAGCAAAAGGTCAACGGGTCTTTGATGTGGCAGTAGAAGACGCAAAACTAACCAATCTTGATATCTACTCGGAAGCAAATGGTAGAAATATTGCCCTGGTCAAAACCGTCAATGTTACCGTCAAAGACGGTCAACTAGATATCAAATTTACACCTCGCACTCAGCTACCAATGATTAATGCTCTAGAAGTCATACCAACAAAATAA
- a CDS encoding SOS response-associated peptidase produces MCGRYTLSQSAEAIATAFGLDTSLAIEPRYNIAPTQLVPVVLYSAEKQRQLQMMRWGLIPSWAKDPNIASRLINARSETVSEKPSFRAAFRHRRCLVIADGFYEWQRQERKKQPYYFQLQNKQPFGFAGLWEHWQTSDGEEINTCTILTTEANELMRPIHDRMPVILDSQDYGLWLNPAAQVTELQGLLRPYSSQAMNSYPVSTLVNKPTNNSPECINSL; encoded by the coding sequence ATGTGTGGAAGATATACCCTGAGTCAATCTGCAGAAGCGATCGCTACAGCATTTGGACTAGATACATCACTAGCAATAGAGCCCAGATATAACATTGCACCGACTCAGTTAGTACCTGTAGTACTGTACTCTGCTGAAAAGCAACGCCAGTTGCAGATGATGCGTTGGGGTTTGATTCCCTCATGGGCAAAAGATCCTAACATTGCATCGCGCTTGATTAATGCCCGTTCAGAAACAGTAAGTGAAAAACCCTCATTTCGCGCTGCATTTCGTCATCGACGCTGTTTAGTCATTGCCGATGGATTTTATGAATGGCAACGTCAAGAACGGAAAAAACAACCCTACTACTTTCAGCTTCAAAATAAGCAACCGTTTGGTTTCGCTGGTTTGTGGGAACATTGGCAAACTTCAGACGGAGAGGAAATTAATACTTGCACTATTCTGACAACAGAAGCTAATGAACTTATGCGTCCGATCCACGATCGAATGCCAGTCATTTTAGATTCTCAAGACTACGGGCTTTGGTTAAATCCTGCTGCACAGGTAACAGAATTACAAGGTTTGTTACGTCCATACTCATCACAAGCGATGAACTCTTACCCAGTGAGTACCTTAGTTAACAAGCCTACAAATAATAGTCCAGAGTGCATTAATAGCCTATAG